The nucleotide sequence CTTGTGGCCCCTCATTTCGTGAAGCTTTCACATGTTGGGTGGAAAATCGAGACGACCAAGATTCTTTTGCGGAAAAATGTTTTGATAACTTTTCTAAATGGGAAGATTGTTTATCAGAAAATAGAGACATTTATAAACCATCATCTTCAAAGCAAAATGACAATGAcgataatttaaatattgaagcTAATGCTTTAAATGAGACTGAAATTGAGAACTCAAATGGTTCAGAAACGGTTAATATGAAGACCGAAAACAGACCTGCTATTGCTGCTGCATATATCGGAGATTCTAAAGAAAAATGAGT is from Styela clava chromosome 9, kaStyClav1.hap1.2, whole genome shotgun sequence and encodes:
- the LOC120339552 gene encoding mitochondrial intermembrane space import and assembly protein 40-like, with the translated sequence MLIKEMSYCRKEGKDIIIFATEDDLSSPSTVTLLPDNPSDVDTSHEGAILPNGDINWDCPCLGNLPNGPCGPSFREAFTCWVENRDDQDSFAEKCFDNFSKWEDCLSENRDIYKPSSSKQNDNDDNLNIEANALNETEIENSNGSETVNMKTENRPAIAAAYIGDSKEK